The genomic window TGTGGGCACGGTTTCATCGGAAACAACGTTCAACGCGCGGGCAGCGTAAAAGCTGTTGGGCCGTGTCCCTGCGCCTGCCACCCGGTTCTCCAGGCTCGTACGGATATTGGCGAGCTGTTCGGCTATCTCGGCTTTTGTGAAGCCGTGGACGAGTGCTTCATTCACGGTTTGAACGGCGGCCATCACCCCTTCGCGCCACTTGCCGTCTTCGGTCGCTATACTCAGCGTGTTGGTGCGCGCGTCTTCGAAGATGGTCCCTTGCGAAAAGCGCGCGGCTCTGAATGGCGCATTGGGTGAGCGAGCAAGGCGCGATAGACGCCTGCGGATGATGCGACTTGCGACCGAGCGAAGCACGCTTTGCTTGCGTTCGGCAATCGTGTCTGGCTCGTCGATATATGGGGCCAGCATGGTGAGTGTGACGGTTTCGGATAGCGCAGGGTCGAGGAATATGTCCGTCTCGCCCTTGCGAGTGAGGTCGACCGGGCCAGTGACGGGCTCGGCCGGAGGCGGCGAGGCCTCCCAATCGGCGAAATATTTGAGGATCGCGGCTTCCATCATTGCGGTGGGCAGATCGCCAACCACCACAAGGACTGTGTTCGCGGGCGTATAGGTGCGCTCATAAAGCGCGCGAATGTCGTCAGCGCTTGCGGTTTCAAGCACCTCCAGCGTGCCAATGGGGAGCCGCTTGGTATAGCGAGCGCCCGGGGCGATAAACTCAAACCCGTCCTCGCGCGCCCGCTGTGCATAGCCGCGCCGGTCCCGCCGCTCAGCCAATATAACCCCGCGCTCGCGCTCAACCGCTTCCGGCTCAATAGTGAGCTCACTCGCAGTCTCGCGCATCAGCATCATCGCTGTGCCAAGCAGGTCTTCGTCATTGCGCGGCAGGTCGAGCATATAGGTGATCGCCTCAAAGCCGGTCGACGCGTTGGTATCCGCGCCAAAGGCCAAGCCTTCGCGTTCGAGCAGAGGGATCATCTCGCCTTCGGGGATATTGGTCGAACCGTTAAAGGCCATATGCTCAAGAAAATGCGCAAGACCGCGTTCATGCTCTTGTTCGGACAAGGAACCAGAACCAATCCGCATCCGCACCAGAACCGTGCCCTCAGGCGTCGCATTTTCGCGCAGGATATAGCGCATCCCATTGGGAAGCGTGCCGAACACGAAAGCCGGATCGACGGGCAGATCGCTGCTCTCAACCGGCCAGCTTTGCTGTGCTTGCTCTTGCGCGCTTGTCGCCTCGCTGTTTTCAGCGGCAAGCGGCGCGCCAAGCGAAAACACCAGCAGACCAGCGGTAAGGCTGCGAAATGCGTATCTAATCAACGGTATGTGTCTCTCATGCTCTCGTTTGGAGAGCAGCCTAACCGTTGAAAGATGTATGTCAGCTTATTTTTTGGCCGCCTATTTTTTCGGAGGAGGGTTTCCCCGCAGACGCGTCCGGTGGCTCGACAGGTCAAGCACTTCGCCGGGGCCTGTGTCCTCATTCTGCAAGAGGCCAAGGCGGCGCGCCACTTCGCGATAGGCCTCTTCTTCCCCGCCAAGATCGCGGCGGAAGCGGTCCTTATCGAGCTTTTCGCCGCTCACCATATCCCAAAGACGGCAGCCATCCGGGCTGATTTCATCGGCAAGGATCACACGGCTGTAATCGCCATCGAAAAGCCGACCAAATTCAAGTTTGAAGTCGACCAGACGAATGTCGATGGCCGCGAACATCCCACAAAGGAAATCATTGATGCGGATCGCCATGGAAGAAATGTCCTGCATCTCCTCCTGGCTCGCCCAGTTGAAACACGCGATGTGCTCTTCACTGACGAGCGGGTCGCCCAGCGCGTCGTCCTTGTAATAATATTCGATCAGCGTGTGGGGGAGGGGCTCGCCCTCTTCCAGACCCAGCCGCTTGCAAATCGATCCCGCTGCGACATTGCGCAAAACCACTTCGATCGGGACGATCTCAACCTGCCGCACAAGCTGCTCGCGCATATTGAGGCGGCGGATGAAATGGGTCGGGATGCCGATGTGCGACAGGCGGGTAAAAACGTGCTCGCTGATGCGATTGTTGATCACGCCTTTGCCGTTGATTGTGCCCTTTTTCTCCGCGTTAAAGGCGGTCGCATCATCTTTGAAATACTGGATGAGCGTGCCGGGTTCTGGACCCTCATAAAGGATCTTGGCTTTGCCTTCGTAAATTTTGGAGCGGCGGGACATAAGCGGGTCAGTTCCCTTTTCTAGCGAATGGTGCCCGGGGGCGGAATCGAACCACCGACACGCGGATTTTCAATCCGCTGCTCTACCCCTGAGCTACCCGGGCATTCGCTGCATCGTGCGGGGGCTGAGTAGCGCCCCGGCGAGCAAATGAAGCGGCGCTATGGCGCGGCTTTGCGCGAATGGCAAGAGGGAAAAGCGGGTATTTTACCGCCTTTTGTCTATTCCTTGGTTTCCCAATCGCTTTGCGTGAGCGATTCAGGGTCTACCGGCTCTCCCGGAACCGAATATCCATCGCCGAACCACTGCGCGAGATCGCGGTCCTTGCAGCGCTGCGAGCAGAAGGGGGTGTGCTCTTCGCTGCGAGGTTTCTTGCAGATGGGGCAGGGTTTGGTCATTGGGTTCTTATTCGCTTTGCCTTCAATTCGTGTGCTCCTGCGAAAGCACGAGCCCAACTTTCAACCTTTGGTGACGGACTCCTGCGTTCGCAGGAGATCACGCGTCAGAAATGATCTGGGCCTGAGGCACCTCAAGCGCAAGGGCAGGGTTGACCTCTATTCGCACTTCGAGGCCCGTGCGCACGCCCAGTTCTTCGAGCCATTCCGGTTTGAGTTTGGCTTTGAGGGCAGGGTGCACGATGAGGAGCAGAACGGGGCCATTGCCCTCGACACGCTCAGCCACCCGCAAGGCATAGCGTGCGCACATTCCCACCCGCGAAGTCGCGAATCGGTGCAAGAGCGATGGCCCTTCAAGCCGCGCGATTATCTGTACAAAGCCAAAGCCGTTCATTGCGGTGCGTTCATGCGGCCAATCGCTGAGCGCTTCAGCCATTGCATCGTCCACTGCGCGGCGGTCGGCCTTCGCTTCCAATGAGGGAAAGTCGATGCCGATATTGCCGCCTAGGTCGAACCAGCGAAGCGCCTTGGCGATAGCCGGAACAGCTGCGAGAGCCAATTCGCGTGGGGAAAGGGCGCCGTCCACGTCGATCACCGTCATGCCAGGGGTCACGGCGCAAAGGATTTCGCCGCCAACAAAGGCAATGCTGCCAGTGGAGGCGGCGTGCCAGACCTCTTCCCATGCGCCCGCCTCGAATCGATGAGTCGCAATGCCCTCATGCGGAGCAGCGTCATCCGCGCCGCCACTGATCCAGCGCGCTTGTGGCAGTTTCAACCGTCCCCGCTCCGCAATGCTGGCCCTCGTGATCCGCACTTGGCCTCGGAGCCCTTCGGTGGCCTCGCGCGGCAGGTGATCGACCAGAGCCTCGCGCCCGTTTTCGAGCGTTACCGTCCCGCGCCGCGCGCCGCCAGCCTTGCGGGTGAGCCGGGCTGTGTGGATCTCGCCTGCGGTAAGCTCGCCGGGCCATTGGAGTGAGGCTGCCACCACTTCGCCCCCTTCGATGAGGAGCTTGCGGGTTTCGCCGATGCCATGTTCGATGAGCCAGGTCACCACATCCTCCCCGGCACGGGGAGGGGGACCAGCGAAGCTGGTGGAGGGGGCATGAGCGCTACAAAAAAGTGGTTGAAGAACGAACGAAGTCGCTTGCCCCTCCACCATCCTGCGGATGGTCCCCCTCCCCAGAATGGGGAGGATTTTTCGTTGGCCTCAACCAATGGCAAACCCCGCCGCCTTTAACAGCGCGCGCGTTTCATAGAGCGGCAGGCCCATTACGCCTGAATGGCTGCCTCTCATCCATTGGATCAGCGCTTCGGCCTGCCCTTGAATTGCATAACCGCCCGCTTTGCCGCGCCACTCATCGCTCGCGATATAAGCGTCGATCTCTTCAGCGCTAAGGTCCTTGAAGCGCACCACATTTTCATTCAGCCGCTCGCGAAGGGTGCCATCGGGCGCGCGCAAGACGACGCTGCTCAAAACCACGTGCCGCCGTCCCGATAGAAGATTGAGGCAATCGCGTGCCTCACTTTCTTCTTCGGTCTTAGGCAAAATACGCCTGCCAGCGGCTACCACTGTATCGCCAGCCAGAACAAAGCCATCGGCCTTTACCGCCAAAGCCTTCTCGCGGCCCATGCGCAGCGCATAATCGCGCGGGCGCTCGTCTTTCAGAGGCGTTTCATCAATATCAGCGGGCGTCACGGTATCAGGCGTCACCCCAAGACGCGCCAAAAGGTCGCGCCGGCGGGGCGATGCAGACGCTAGGGTGAGATGAGGTGAGCCCACTAAAAGGCCCCTTGGGTCTACTGTGGGCCGGGACCGCCACGGCCCGGCATAAAGCGATAGGTGATGCGCGCTTTAGTAAGATCGTACGGTGTCAACTCGCACAATACCTCGTCACCTACGAGAACGCGGATGCGGTTCTTGCGCATTTTGCCAGCCGTGTGACCCAGCACTTCGTGGCCGTTTTCAAGCTCTACCCGGAACATCGCATTGGGCAGCAGCTCGACGACGCGCCCGCGCATTTCGAGAAGTTCTTCCTTGGCCATGTAAGTCCTTTTGTGTTGTTCAATCGGGAACGTCGTTTGTCGTCCCCCCGTTCATCGAATTACGCGCGCCATTTAGCGATGGTGAGAACAAAAGTGAAGCCTCGTGCGTTAATGGGCGCAAATCGCAGCAGTTTGGGCGCAAAGATGATCCGGGTGAATCGGGCAAAGCGGTCGGCTGATGCAAATTGATACAATCGCGTGCTTTCAATAATGGCTCGCAATAACGCAAAAGGCCCACATGAACCTCTCCAGCCTTTCCCGCACCGTCTTAATGACGGGTGCTGCCACTTTCGCTCTTTGCTCCGGTGCCATGGCCACAGCGCAAGAGCAAACCGCCCAAGCGCAAAGCGAACCGACCGTCATTGAGGACGACGACGAGGATGATGTCGGTGGCATCATCGTATCGGCGCGGCGTCTTCGCGGTCAGCTTGACGTGGGACAAGCGCCCATTCTTGAACTGAGTGAAGAACAGATTGCAGCCGAGGGCGTTGCCTCAATCGGCGATCTGGTCACTCAAATCAGCGCGCAAACAGGCTCTTCGCG from Erythrobacter sp. SCSIO 43205 includes these protein-coding regions:
- the purC gene encoding phosphoribosylaminoimidazolesuccinocarboxamide synthase yields the protein MSRRSKIYEGKAKILYEGPEPGTLIQYFKDDATAFNAEKKGTINGKGVINNRISEHVFTRLSHIGIPTHFIRRLNMREQLVRQVEIVPIEVVLRNVAAGSICKRLGLEEGEPLPHTLIEYYYKDDALGDPLVSEEHIACFNWASQEEMQDISSMAIRINDFLCGMFAAIDIRLVDFKLEFGRLFDGDYSRVILADEISPDGCRLWDMVSGEKLDKDRFRRDLGGEEEAYREVARRLGLLQNEDTGPGEVLDLSSHRTRLRGNPPPKK
- a CDS encoding DNA gyrase inhibitor YacG, producing the protein MTKPCPICKKPRSEEHTPFCSQRCKDRDLAQWFGDGYSVPGEPVDPESLTQSDWETKE
- a CDS encoding ribonuclease, encoding MVTWLIEHGIGETRKLLIEGGEVVAASLQWPGELTAGEIHTARLTRKAGGARRGTVTLENGREALVDHLPREATEGLRGQVRITRASIAERGRLKLPQARWISGGADDAAPHEGIATHRFEAGAWEEVWHAASTGSIAFVGGEILCAVTPGMTVIDVDGALSPRELALAAVPAIAKALRWFDLGGNIGIDFPSLEAKADRRAVDDAMAEALSDWPHERTAMNGFGFVQIIARLEGPSLLHRFATSRVGMCARYALRVAERVEGNGPVLLLIVHPALKAKLKPEWLEELGVRTGLEVRIEVNPALALEVPQAQIISDA
- a CDS encoding nucleoside triphosphate pyrophosphatase gives rise to the protein MGSPHLTLASASPRRRDLLARLGVTPDTVTPADIDETPLKDERPRDYALRMGREKALAVKADGFVLAGDTVVAAGRRILPKTEEESEARDCLNLLSGRRHVVLSSVVLRAPDGTLRERLNENVVRFKDLSAEEIDAYIASDEWRGKAGGYAIQGQAEALIQWMRGSHSGVMGLPLYETRALLKAAGFAIG
- the infA gene encoding translation initiation factor IF-1, with protein sequence MAKEELLEMRGRVVELLPNAMFRVELENGHEVLGHTAGKMRKNRIRVLVGDEVLCELTPYDLTKARITYRFMPGRGGPGPQ